A region of Lycium barbarum isolate Lr01 chromosome 3, ASM1917538v2, whole genome shotgun sequence DNA encodes the following proteins:
- the LOC132630463 gene encoding tropinone reductase homolog isoform X2 — protein MAQTDCFTKDGIWSLANGTTALVTGGTRGLGFAIVEELASFGAHVYTCSRSKEDLEECLSNWKTKGFKVSGSVCDLSSQVQRQKLMEMVSHKFNGKLNILVNNAGIAVAKEATQTTADDYSMIMETNVEASYNLSQLGHSLLKASGNGSIVFLSSAAGIASIPSSSIYATSKGRRDV, from the exons ATGGCTCAAACAGATTGTTTTACAAAAGATGGAATATGGTCACTCGCTAATGGAACAACTGCACTTGTTACTGGGGGTACTCGAGGCTTAGG ATTTGCCATTGTAGAAGAACTAGCGAGCTTTGGAGCACATGTGTATACATGTTCACGTAGTAAGGAGGACCTAGAAGAATGTTTGAGCAATTGGAAAACCAAAGGATTTAAGGTATCGGGGTCAGTATGCGACTTATCATCACAAGTCCAACGCCAAAAGCTTATGGAAATGGTTAGCCATAAGTTCAATGGGAAGCTCAATATTCTA GTGAACAATGCTGGTATTGCTGTGGCAAAAGAAGCCACACAAACTACTGCAGACGATTACTCTATGATAATGGAAACAAATGTTGAAGCTTCATACAACTTGTCTCAACTTGGTCATTCTTTATTAAAGGCTTCTGGAAATGGAAGCATTGTGTTCCTCTCATCTGCAGCTGGGATTGCTTCAATACCTTCTTCTTCTATCTATGCTACCTCCAAAG